A genomic segment from Nonomuraea helvata encodes:
- the hisG gene encoding ATP phosphoribosyltransferase, whose amino-acid sequence MISLALPRGSSLEKRTLDLFARAGLRIQRPSDHSYRGTITYGDTGQVSFYKPREIPLVVESGLFDAGLTGADWIEDCAAKVEIVESFTYAKVTDSPWRLVLAVPEEHPASSVADLGPGTRVASEYLNVARRFFRDAGTRVELVPSYGATEAKIPELADAVIDVVETGASLRNNGLRILETIRTCTPQVIASPAAWADAGKRDRIRGIARLLVAASRGPLRILLTVRAPRHRLGEVRPHLPAGSWRAGVDLADDDLLVLQGLALREGLPEMIDGLLRAGAIDVIESEVGKVVEVGP is encoded by the coding sequence ATGATCTCCCTTGCCCTGCCCAGAGGATCCTCGCTGGAGAAGCGCACGCTTGACCTCTTCGCCCGGGCCGGCCTGCGCATACAACGCCCGTCCGATCATTCCTACCGCGGCACCATCACCTACGGGGACACCGGGCAGGTCTCCTTCTACAAGCCGCGTGAGATCCCCCTGGTGGTGGAGAGCGGGCTGTTCGACGCCGGGCTGACCGGCGCGGACTGGATCGAGGACTGCGCGGCCAAGGTCGAGATCGTGGAGTCCTTCACGTACGCCAAGGTGACCGATTCCCCCTGGCGGCTGGTGCTGGCGGTGCCCGAGGAGCACCCGGCGAGCAGCGTCGCGGACCTCGGCCCCGGCACCCGCGTCGCCAGCGAGTACCTCAACGTGGCCCGCCGGTTCTTCAGGGACGCCGGGACGCGCGTGGAACTGGTGCCCTCCTACGGTGCCACCGAGGCGAAGATCCCCGAACTCGCCGACGCCGTGATCGACGTGGTCGAGACCGGCGCCTCGCTCAGGAACAACGGGCTGCGGATCCTGGAGACGATCAGGACCTGCACCCCGCAGGTGATCGCCAGCCCGGCCGCGTGGGCCGACGCGGGCAAGCGGGACCGGATCCGCGGCATCGCGCGCCTGCTGGTGGCCGCCAGCAGGGGGCCGCTGCGTATCCTGCTGACCGTACGGGCGCCCCGGCACAGGCTGGGGGAGGTGCGCCCGCACCTGCCCGCCGGATCTTGGCGGGCGGGGGTGGACCTGGCCGACGACGACCTGCTCGTGCTGCAGGGGCTCGCCCTGCGCGAGGGGCTGCCAGAAATGATCGACGGGCTGCTGAGAGCCGGGGCCATCGACGTCATCGAGTCCGAGGTGGGCAAGGTCGTAGAGGTCGGACCATAA
- a CDS encoding 2OG-Fe(II) oxygenase family protein, translated as MEVSPMPLSGLIPSIGADTAEQDMPAAAQRIATQLIDWGFMAVEVPGIGAKVQKMMNDFAAACLSEQPALADYEFSRVPQISNGGTHGFFPYHSEVPRLANGVPDPKEFIHVSGAMLDDRPAGADSVLRVFPEFGASAREVFEIAFRLISLFGEVIRGIMPDGTPSFGLARDATNLRVIYYRDVNGREVLAHEHSGIQMLGLQLPPGDQGLQYVLHDGTWVEPVIAKTDVVLCNIGRMLSMASSGQFRPSTHRVHCSDTEGGYTRLSSVMFAYPPHKAPQWQMVDGELTTLDETWGDFIANRFKGLGGDAPQAATLPV; from the coding sequence ATGGAAGTATCCCCGATGCCCCTCAGCGGCCTGATCCCGTCGATCGGCGCCGACACCGCGGAGCAAGACATGCCCGCCGCCGCTCAGCGCATCGCGACCCAGCTCATCGACTGGGGGTTCATGGCGGTCGAGGTTCCCGGGATCGGGGCGAAGGTCCAGAAGATGATGAACGACTTCGCCGCCGCGTGCCTGTCCGAGCAGCCCGCGCTCGCGGACTATGAGTTCTCGCGCGTCCCGCAGATCTCCAACGGCGGCACCCATGGCTTCTTCCCCTATCACTCGGAGGTGCCGCGCCTGGCCAACGGCGTGCCCGACCCGAAGGAGTTCATCCACGTGAGCGGCGCCATGCTGGACGACCGTCCGGCCGGCGCGGACTCGGTGCTGCGGGTCTTCCCCGAGTTCGGGGCCAGCGCCCGCGAGGTCTTCGAGATCGCCTTCCGACTCATCTCGCTCTTCGGCGAAGTCATCCGGGGGATCATGCCGGACGGCACGCCCAGCTTCGGCCTCGCGCGGGACGCCACCAACCTGCGGGTCATCTACTACCGTGACGTCAACGGCCGCGAGGTGCTGGCGCACGAGCACTCCGGCATCCAGATGCTCGGCCTGCAACTCCCCCCTGGCGACCAGGGCCTGCAGTACGTGCTGCACGACGGCACCTGGGTGGAGCCGGTGATCGCCAAGACGGACGTCGTCCTGTGCAACATCGGCCGCATGCTGTCCATGGCCTCCTCGGGCCAGTTCCGGCCTTCGACGCACCGGGTGCACTGCTCGGACACCGAGGGCGGCTACACGCGGCTGTCCTCCGTCATGTTCGCCTACCCGCCGCACAAGGCCCCGCAGTGGCAGATGGTCGACGGCGAGCTCACGACGCTGGACGAGACCTGGGGCGACTTCATCGCCAACCGTTTCAAGGGGCTGGGCGGTGACGCGCCACAGGCCGCCACGCTTCCCGTCTAG
- a CDS encoding HAD family hydrolase translates to MKRRMIVCDLDGTLLDSSGRVSARTRSAIRRVQEAGHLFVIATARPVRDTRKVAAALGNRSVAVCGNGSVVYDFARGEVVEYVPLVRTDVTSALLALRGRFPEVRMGAEHGLEMVLEERFDLPLTLCRHALRVRRLEETLLLQGAGKLMVQLDGVAGGYFAEVRALLPDFEVTISANLFCEVMRRGVTKARALERLALAAGFGSGDVIAFGDMPNDLPMLLWAGRAVAVANAHPDVLAAVAEVTGSNDDDGVATWLDRMAAGGPFTG, encoded by the coding sequence GTGAAGCGCCGGATGATCGTCTGTGACTTGGACGGGACGCTGCTGGACTCCTCTGGCCGGGTGTCGGCGCGTACCCGGTCGGCGATCCGCCGCGTCCAGGAGGCGGGGCACCTGTTCGTGATCGCGACGGCCCGGCCCGTACGGGACACGCGCAAGGTGGCCGCGGCACTTGGCAACCGCTCCGTGGCCGTCTGCGGGAACGGATCGGTGGTCTACGACTTCGCGCGGGGCGAAGTGGTCGAGTACGTCCCGCTGGTCCGCACCGACGTGACGTCCGCGCTCCTGGCGCTGCGCGGCCGCTTCCCCGAGGTCCGCATGGGCGCGGAACACGGCCTGGAGATGGTGCTCGAGGAGCGCTTCGACCTCCCGCTCACGTTGTGCCGGCACGCGCTGCGCGTCAGACGGTTGGAGGAGACGCTGCTCCTGCAGGGCGCGGGGAAGCTGATGGTCCAGCTCGACGGGGTGGCCGGGGGCTACTTCGCGGAGGTCCGCGCCCTGCTGCCCGACTTCGAGGTCACCATTTCGGCGAACCTGTTCTGCGAGGTCATGCGGCGGGGGGTGACCAAGGCGCGGGCGCTCGAGCGGCTGGCGCTGGCGGCTGGGTTCGGCAGCGGGGACGTGATCGCTTTCGGCGACATGCCCAACGACCTCCCCATGCTGCTGTGGGCGGGACGCGCGGTGGCGGTGGCCAACGCGCATCCGGACGTACTCGCGGCGGTCGCCGAGGTGACCGGGTCCAACGACGATGACGGCGTCGCGACGTGGCTGGACCGGATGGCGGCCGGCGGCCCGTTCACCGGGTAG
- a CDS encoding IclR family transcriptional regulator translates to MQLIVRALNVLQAVSRSQEGMTLQELVVALDIPLASMHRLLAVLEEQRFLSRSPTNRRYFLGAEARALIEHGNERNPSLVPPHPELSALADQSGETVFLTEIFEDRAVCTALVEGRHPLRLFVRIGQEMPLHAAAAARAILAFLDDQLTLQLLESRPLTPFTEETPRTPPEVMERLAAIRARGYDTCDDELDRGVWAVSSPVRMSTGKVCASVTLAAPARRSERAEQRQAFRGLVIQGAQRISEDLGFVETAGPAVKDGLPAAKIRPRGAFHPVAP, encoded by the coding sequence ATGCAACTGATCGTCCGAGCTCTCAACGTGCTGCAGGCCGTGTCACGGTCACAGGAGGGCATGACCCTCCAGGAACTGGTCGTGGCCCTGGACATACCGCTGGCCAGCATGCACCGTCTGCTCGCGGTGCTGGAGGAGCAGCGGTTCCTCAGCAGATCACCCACCAACCGCCGGTACTTCCTGGGCGCCGAGGCCAGGGCGCTCATCGAGCATGGCAACGAGCGCAACCCGTCGCTCGTCCCACCCCATCCCGAGCTGAGCGCTCTGGCCGACCAGTCCGGTGAGACCGTGTTCCTCACCGAGATCTTCGAGGACCGGGCCGTGTGCACCGCGCTGGTCGAGGGGCGGCACCCGCTGCGGCTCTTCGTACGCATCGGTCAGGAGATGCCGCTGCACGCAGCCGCGGCCGCCCGCGCGATCCTGGCCTTCCTGGACGACCAGCTGACGCTGCAACTGCTGGAGTCCCGCCCGCTCACGCCCTTCACGGAAGAGACCCCGCGCACCCCGCCCGAGGTGATGGAACGGCTGGCCGCCATCCGTGCCCGCGGGTACGACACGTGCGACGACGAGCTCGACAGGGGAGTGTGGGCGGTCTCCTCACCGGTCCGCATGTCCACGGGGAAGGTCTGCGCCAGCGTCACGCTGGCGGCACCCGCCCGCAGATCCGAGCGCGCCGAGCAGCGACAGGCATTCCGCGGCCTGGTCATCCAGGGAGCGCAGCGCATCTCGGAGGACCTCGGCTTCGTGGAGACGGCCGGTCCGGCGGTCAAGGACGGCCTGCCCGCCGCCAAGATCCGCCCCAGGGGCGCCTTCCACCCGGTCGCCCCATGA
- a CDS encoding IclR family transcriptional regulator has translation MQPLVRALKTMGALARANRGLTLQDLSAVVAAPIASVHRLLPTLEEEGFIVRSPSNRRYFIGPSAADIGLGATRRPALIGIAYRHLQELAQTAGHPVIVAEQYGGRAVCTLRLDPTGTRGAGVSSTVQVGEKLPWHASTSARTLLVDLDEQMVWRLLSGWRFHHFTERTPVSVEAVWGHLEEARKHGYGISYDEWEPGIWTLSAPVRDAAQRLVATISVAGPASEVGSSRTRARIRDLALDTAELIGADLGNSEACRQSGQAPLALRMSAARGGWQHADPQEAGVHADTA, from the coding sequence GTGCAACCACTCGTACGGGCACTCAAGACCATGGGAGCACTCGCCAGAGCGAATCGCGGGCTCACGCTCCAGGACCTGTCCGCGGTCGTCGCGGCGCCGATCGCGAGCGTGCACCGCCTGCTGCCCACCCTTGAGGAAGAGGGCTTCATCGTGCGCTCTCCGAGCAACCGGCGCTACTTCATCGGGCCGTCCGCGGCCGACATCGGTCTCGGAGCCACCAGGCGTCCCGCTCTGATCGGCATCGCCTACCGGCACCTTCAGGAACTCGCCCAGACGGCCGGCCATCCTGTCATCGTGGCCGAGCAGTACGGCGGCCGGGCCGTGTGCACCCTGCGCCTGGATCCGACCGGCACGCGCGGCGCCGGAGTCTCCTCCACGGTGCAGGTCGGCGAGAAGCTGCCGTGGCACGCCTCGACCTCGGCCCGCACGCTGCTGGTCGATCTCGACGAACAGATGGTCTGGCGCCTGCTGAGCGGCTGGCGCTTTCACCACTTCACCGAGCGCACCCCCGTCTCGGTCGAGGCGGTGTGGGGTCACCTCGAGGAGGCCAGGAAGCACGGGTACGGCATCAGCTACGACGAGTGGGAACCGGGCATCTGGACGCTGTCGGCACCGGTTCGCGACGCGGCGCAGCGCCTGGTGGCCACCATCTCCGTGGCGGGGCCGGCGTCGGAGGTCGGCAGCTCACGCACCAGGGCGCGGATCCGCGATCTGGCCCTGGACACCGCGGAGCTGATCGGGGCGGACCTGGGCAACTCCGAGGCGTGCCGCCAGAGCGGCCAGGCGCCGCTGGCCCTAAGAATGAGCGCGGCCCGCGGCGGCTGGCAGCATGCCGACCCTCAGGAGGCGGGCGTCCACGCCGACACCGCGTGA
- the priA gene encoding bifunctional 1-(5-phosphoribosyl)-5-((5-phosphoribosylamino)methylideneamino)imidazole-4-carboxamide isomerase/phosphoribosylanthranilate isomerase PriA, whose translation MRAASLQLLPAVDIQGGRAVRLVQGRSGTQTSYGSPVEAALSWQRSGAEWLHVVDLDAAFGAGDNHALVAELIQAVDVRVELCGGIRDDRTLARALGTGCARINLGTAALETPGWIAAAIAEHGDRIAVSLDVRGTTLHRRGWTRGGGDLFDTLARLDAAGCARYVVTDITRDGTMRGPNVPLLQSVCAATGKPVVAAGGVSSLNDLRAITALLPMGLEGVIVGKALYAGAFTVPEALELLNDPGHVPDSAMSQQI comes from the coding sequence ATGCGTGCCGCCAGTCTGCAATTGCTCCCCGCCGTCGACATCCAGGGCGGCCGGGCCGTCCGCCTCGTGCAGGGCCGCTCCGGCACCCAGACCTCCTACGGCTCGCCCGTCGAGGCCGCCCTGTCCTGGCAGCGGTCGGGCGCCGAGTGGCTGCACGTGGTGGATCTCGACGCGGCCTTCGGTGCCGGCGACAACCATGCGCTGGTCGCCGAGCTGATCCAGGCCGTGGACGTGCGGGTGGAGCTGTGCGGCGGCATCCGCGACGACCGCACGCTGGCCCGTGCCCTCGGCACCGGCTGCGCCCGCATCAACCTCGGCACGGCGGCGCTGGAGACCCCCGGCTGGATCGCCGCGGCCATCGCCGAGCACGGCGACAGGATCGCCGTCAGCCTCGACGTCCGCGGCACCACGCTGCACCGTCGCGGCTGGACCCGCGGCGGGGGCGACCTGTTCGACACGCTGGCCCGCCTCGACGCCGCCGGTTGCGCACGGTACGTCGTCACCGATATCACCAGGGACGGCACCATGCGCGGCCCTAACGTGCCCTTGCTGCAAAGCGTCTGCGCGGCCACCGGAAAACCGGTGGTGGCGGCCGGCGGCGTCTCTTCGCTGAACGACCTGCGCGCGATCACGGCCCTCCTGCCCATGGGCCTGGAGGGCGTCATCGTCGGCAAGGCGCTTTACGCCGGCGCGTTCACCGTGCCCGAAGCCCTGGAACTGCTGAACGACCCCGGCCACGTGCCGGATTCCGCCATGAGTCAACAGATATGA
- a CDS encoding SDR family oxidoreductase, with protein sequence MSSDEAPVALVTGVNRGSGKSIAEELHRRGYRVFALGRTLLGEDWLTEYACDLTDPAQIRSGVGRAVSEAGRVDVCVSNAVDRVWDPIASLREPDWDRLMAVNLSASFHLTKALLPAIRAARGQFVFMGSHAGTHYFEGGAAYSATKAAMKAFVETLLLEERKHGVRACLVSPGAIANLDGDEAAYKMATASVAACVGAIIDGVPGDLVVGEIEIRPAQPLPPPVAGIDRLLYV encoded by the coding sequence ATGAGCTCGGATGAGGCGCCGGTCGCGCTGGTCACGGGTGTCAACCGGGGCAGCGGGAAGAGCATCGCGGAGGAACTGCACCGGCGGGGCTATCGTGTCTTCGCGCTGGGCCGGACCCTCCTCGGGGAGGACTGGCTCACGGAGTACGCGTGCGACCTGACGGACCCCGCGCAGATCAGGAGCGGCGTCGGCCGGGCGGTGAGCGAGGCCGGCCGGGTCGACGTCTGCGTCTCGAACGCGGTCGATCGTGTATGGGACCCGATCGCGTCGCTGCGGGAACCCGACTGGGACCGGCTGATGGCGGTGAACCTGAGCGCGAGCTTCCACTTGACCAAGGCCCTGCTGCCCGCCATCCGCGCCGCCCGGGGCCAGTTCGTGTTCATGGGCAGCCATGCCGGCACCCACTACTTCGAGGGCGGCGCCGCATACAGCGCGACCAAGGCGGCGATGAAGGCTTTCGTGGAGACTCTCCTCCTGGAGGAGCGCAAGCACGGCGTGCGCGCATGCCTCGTGTCGCCGGGGGCCATCGCCAACCTTGACGGCGACGAGGCCGCGTACAAGATGGCCACCGCCTCGGTCGCCGCCTGCGTCGGCGCGATCATCGACGGGGTACCCGGCGACCTGGTGGTCGGTGAGATCGAGATCAGGCCCGCCCAGCCCCTGCCCCCGCCGGTCGCCGGCATCGATCGGCTGTTGTACGTCTGA
- a CDS encoding phosphoribosylaminoimidazolesuccinocarboxamide synthase, with protein sequence MKTQADERILGIRHERAPDIEGRSKKLWLLDGGLCLVELVPTLRSFTYARDEVVTETGPLRLDFYERAAARLGRNGVRTAFVRRLAPTSYLAEYHPAPPFEVVVKNRAVGSTLRKYPGLFEAEQVLPAPVVKFDYRTDPEDQPIAESYLRALKLPVDELSRLALVVNDTLTAWLSPVELWDFCLIFGLTPEGEPVLISEVSQDCMRLRHPDGSALDKDLFRGGATHTEITTAWRKLFDELG encoded by the coding sequence TTGAAAACCCAGGCTGACGAGCGGATTCTCGGCATTCGCCACGAAAGAGCTCCTGATATCGAGGGGCGAAGCAAGAAACTGTGGCTGCTGGACGGCGGGCTGTGTCTGGTGGAACTCGTCCCCACCCTGCGCAGCTTCACCTACGCGCGTGACGAGGTCGTCACCGAGACCGGTCCGCTCAGGCTCGACTTCTACGAGCGGGCGGCCGCCCGGCTCGGCCGGAACGGCGTGCGGACGGCTTTCGTGCGGCGGCTCGCACCCACCTCCTACCTGGCCGAGTACCACCCCGCCCCGCCCTTCGAGGTGGTCGTCAAGAACCGCGCCGTCGGCTCCACGCTGCGCAAGTATCCCGGTCTCTTCGAGGCCGAGCAGGTCCTTCCCGCTCCGGTGGTGAAGTTCGACTACCGGACCGATCCCGAGGACCAGCCGATCGCCGAGAGCTACCTGCGCGCGCTGAAGCTGCCGGTCGACGAGCTGAGCAGGCTCGCGCTGGTGGTCAACGACACGCTGACGGCCTGGCTGAGCCCCGTCGAGCTATGGGACTTCTGCCTGATCTTCGGCCTCACCCCCGAGGGGGAGCCGGTGCTCATCTCGGAGGTTTCGCAGGATTGCATGCGGCTGCGTCATCCCGACGGATCCGCCCTGGACAAGGACCTCTTCCGGGGAGGCGCCACGCACACGGAGATCACCACAGCGTGGCGGAAGTTGTTCGATGAGCTCGGATGA